Proteins encoded together in one Oreochromis aureus strain Israel breed Guangdong linkage group 23, ZZ_aureus, whole genome shotgun sequence window:
- the LOC116331185 gene encoding cytochrome P450 2J6-like, with translation MQLHDLFSCLDIKEQLLIIFAGLLMVYFHFRKDKDPPGFPPGPPALPLLGNIFNIDAKQPHIYLTKLADFYGNVFCICLGRHKTVFVSGWKMVKEALVTQADNFVDRPYSPMVTRIYSGNSAGLFFSNGKVWRRQRRFAMATLRTFGLAKESTEQSICDESQHLKDAMEKEKGEPFDPVPFLNNAVSNIICKIVFGRRFDYSDHNFQVMLSNLTEMAYLEGSIWALLYDAFPGLMKHLPGPHNRIFSSSRSLVASIREEIEKHKLDLDPNNPRDYVDSFLIKEKHNRNTHLGFEEENLVLCCLDLFLAGSETTSKTLQWGLIYLIMNPQIQCKVQEEIDRVIGQTRQPTMADKPNLPYTDAVIHEIQRMGNIVPLNGLRMAAKDTMLGGYFIPKGTSVMPNLTSVLFDKNKWETPDTFNPEHFLDTEGKFVRREAFLPFSAGRRACLGEGLARMELFLFFVSLFQKFKFSTLDGVKLSTEGVIGATRTPYPFKVYAKPR, from the exons ATGCAGCTGCATGATTTGTTTTCTTGTCTTGATATAAAGGAGCAATTGCTTATTATTTTTGCCGGCCTCCTTATGGTATATTTTCATTTTCGTAAGGATAAGGATCCACCAGGCTTTCCTCCAGGACCTCCAGCTCTCCCTCTTTTAGGAAACATCTTCAACATTGATGCCAAACAGCCTCATATTTACCTAACCAAG CTCGCTGATTTTTATGGGAATGTGTTCTGCATATGTCTGGGAAGGCACAAAACAGTGTTTGTGTCCGGGTGGAAGATGGTGAAGGAAGCTTTAGTAACACAAGCGGACAACTTTGTGGACCGGCCTTACAGCCCGATGGTGACCAGAATTTATTCAGGGAACTCAG cgGGTCTTTTCTTCAGTAACGGGAAGGTGTGGAGAAGACAGCGACGTTTTGCCATGGCTACTTTACGCACCTTTGGTTTAGCTAAGGAGTCCACAGAGCAGAGTATTTGTGATGAAAGTCAACATCTGAAGGACGCGATGGAAAAGGAGAAAG GTGAGCCATTCGACCCAGTGCCGTTCTTAAACAATGCTGTCTCCAACATCATCTGCAAGATAGTGTTTGGGAGACGATTTGACTACAGTGACCACAACTTCCAGGTCATGCTGAGCAATCTGACTGAGATGGCCTATCTGGAAGGTTCCATATGGGCTCTA CTATATGATGCATTCCCAGGACTGATGAAACACCTGCCGGGGCCCCACAATCGCATCTTTAGCAGCTCCAGATCTTTGGTAGCATCTATCAGGGAAGAGATCGAGAAACATAAGTTAGATCTGGACCCCAACAACCCAAGAGATTATGTTGACAGCTTCCTCATAAAGGAGAAA CACAACAGAAACACTCATTTGGGCTTTGAGGAAGAAAACCTGGTTCTGTGCTGTCTGGACTTGTTCCTGGCTGGCAGTGAAACCACTTCAAAGACTTTGCAGTGGGGACTCATCTATCTTATCATGAATCCTCAGATCCAGT GTAAAGTCCAGGAAGAGATAGACAGAGTGATCGGACAGACCCGTCAGCCCACCATGGCAGACAAACCCAACCTGCCTTACACTGATGCTGTCATCCACGAGATCCAGAGGATGGGAAACATCGTCCCACTCAATGGACTCAGGATGGCCGCCAAGGACACAATGCTGGGTGGTTACTTCATACCCAAG GGGACCTCTGTGATGCCTAACCTGACTTCAGTGCTGTTTGATAAGAATAAATGGGAGACTCCAGACACCTTTAATCCTGAACATTTCCTAGATACCGAGGGCAAGTTTGTGAGGAGGGAAGCATTTTTACCTTTCTCTGCAG GTAGGCGCGCGTGTCTCGGTGAGGGGCTGGCAAGGATGGAgctcttcctgttttttgtcagtttgtttCAAAAGTTTAAGTTTTCCACTCTGGATGGAGTCAAGCTGAGTACAGAAGGAGTCATCGGAGCCACTCGCACACCCTACCCTTTTAAGGTGTACGCTAAGCCCCGCTGA
- the LOC120436327 gene encoding cytochrome P450 2J6-like, whose product MWFSSFLLSTEGFLLSIFLFLLITYHLKSRNPRNFPPGPFALPFIGNFQIVDKKHPHIYFTKLAEVYGNVFSFCFGRDKMVIISGYKMVKEALVTQADNFVDRPYSVLANRFYSGPSEGLFMSNGGKWKAQRRFALSTLQDFGLGKNRMEQCICEEIRYLQEEIEQEKGKLFSAAGLFRNAVSNILCQLVMGKRYDYSDNNFQLMLKYVSETLQLEGSIWGTLYESFPRLMKCLPGPHNKMFSYFDIVKDFIAQEIKSHKKDLDPNNPRDYIDAFVIKMENFNESDLGFTEINLVLSSADLFLAGTETTATTLLWALVFLIRHPDIQEKVQAEIDNVIGQTRQPSMADRSNLPYTDAVIHEIQRMGNIVPLNPLRMAAKDTTLDGYHIPKGTSVLPVLTSVLFDKTEWETPDTFNPGHFLDADGKFVKREAFLPFSAGKRVCLGESLAKMELFLFFVGLLQKFTFSVPDGVELSTEGISGIIRVPEPFRVHAKAR is encoded by the exons ATGTGGTTTTCCAGCTTTTTGCTGAGCACTGAGGGGTTTTTACTCtctatttttttattccttCTGATCACATACCACCTCAAAAGCAGGAATCCAAGGAATTTTCCACCAGGACCATTCGCTCTACCCTTTATTGGGAATTTCCAGATTGTGGACAAGAAGCACccacatatttattttaccaag CTGGCCGAAGTCTACGGGAACGTGTTCAGTTTCTGCTTCGGCAGGGATAAAATGGTAATAATCTCTGGATACAAGATGGTAAAAGAGGCTCTGGTGACACAAGCTGACAACTTTGTGGATCGACCATACAGTGTCCTGGCCAATAGGTTTTACTCGGGACCCTCAG AGGGTCTGTTCATGAGCAACGGTGGAAAATGGAAGGCACAGAGACGCTTTGCTTTGTCTACATTACAAGACTTCGGCCTGGGGAAAAACCGCATGGAGCAGTGTATCTGTGAGGAGATCCGATACCTGCAGGAGGAGATAGAGCAGGAGAAAG gtaAACTTTTCAGTGCAGCAGGTCTCTTCAGAAATGCTGTGTCTAATATACTTTGCCAGCTGGTGATGGGGAAAAGATATGATTACAGTGACAACAACTTCCAGCTCATGCTGAAGTATGTGTCTGAAACTCTTCAGTTAGAGGGCTCCATATGGGGTACA CTCTATGAATCATTCCCTAGACTGATGAAGTGTTTGCCAGGTCCTCATAACAAAATGTTCAGCTATTTCGACATAGTCAAAGATTTCATCGCTCAGGAGATAAAGAGCCACAAGAAGGACCTGGACCCCAACAATCCCCGAGACTACATTGATGCTTTCGTTATCAAAATGGAGAAT TTCAATGAATCTGACCTGGGCTTCACTGAGATCAACCTGGTTTTGAGCTCTGCTGATCTTTTCCTGGCTGGAACAGAAACAACAGCCACCACTTTGCTGTGGGCTCTGGTTTTCCTGATCAGACATCCTGATATCCAGG AGAAAGTCCAGGCAGAGATAGACAACGTGATTGGACAGACCCGCCAGCCTTCCATGGCTGACAGATCAAATCTGCCCTACACTGATGCCGTCATCCACGAGATTCAGAGGATGGGAAATATTGTTCCTCTCAATCCACTCAGAATGGCCGCCAAGGATACGACTCTGGATGGTTACCACATACCCAAG GGTACCAGTGTGTTGCCTGTACTCACCTCTGTGCTGTTTGACAAGACTGAATGGGAGACTCCAGACACCTTCAACCCAGGACACTTCCTGGATGCTGATGGGAAGTTTGTGAAGAGAGAAGCATTCCTACCTTTCTCTGCAG GGAAGCGTGTGTGTCTTGGCGAAAGCCTCGCCAAGATGGAGCTGTTCCTGTTTTTTGTCGGCCTGCTGCAGAAGTTCACTTTCTCTGTTCCTGATGGAGTGGAGCTGAGTACAGAGGGAATTTCTGGAATTATACGTGTGCCTGAACCTTTCAGGGTTCACGCCAAGGCCAGATGA
- the LOC116331236 gene encoding cytochrome P450 2J6-like, with amino-acid sequence MWFSNFVPSTEGILLSFFLILLIAYYLKNRNPRNVPPGPFALPFLGNLQFIDKKHLHLYFAELAEVYGNVFSFCFGRDKMVIISGYKMVKEALVTQADNFVDRPYSALADRFYLGPSEGLFMSNGGKWKAQRRFALSTLRDFGLGKNRMEQCICEEVRYLQEEIEQEKGKLFSAAGLFKNAVSNIVCQLVMGKRYDYSDHNFQLMLKYLSEAVQLEGSVWGTLYDSFPGLMKHLPGPHNKMFSDFDLIKEFIAQEIKSHKKDLDHNNPRDYIDAFLIKMENLSESDLGFTEINLVMCSADLFLAGTDTTATTLLWALVFLIRHPDIQEKVQAEIDNVIGQTRQPSMADRPNLPYTDAVIHEIQRMGNIVPLNGLRIAAKDTTLDGYHIPKGTSVLPVLTSVLFDKTEWETPDTFNPGHFLDADGKFVKREAFLPFSAGKRMCLGESLAKMELFLFFVGLLQKFTFSVPDGVELSTEGISGITRVPEPFEVHAKTR; translated from the exons ATGTGGTTTTCTAATTTTGTGCCGAGCACTGAGGGGATTTTactctcattttttttaatccttttgaTCGCATACTACCTCAAAAACAGGAATCCAAGAAATGTTCCGCCTGGACCTTTTGCTTTACCCTTCCTCGGGAATCTTCAGTTTATTGACAAGAAACATTTGCATCTTTACTTCGCCGAG CTGGCCGAAGTCTACGGGAACGTGTTCAGTTTCTGCTTTGGCAGGGATAAAATGGTAATAATCTCTGGATACAAGATGGTAAAAGAGGCTCTGGTGACACAAGCTGACAACTTTGTGGATCGACCATACAGTGCCCTGGCCGATAGGTTTTACTTGGGACCCTCAG AGGGTCTGTTCATGAGCAACGGTGGAAAATGGAAGGCACAGAGACGCTTTGCTTTGTCTACATTGCGAGACTTCGGCCTGGGGAAAAACCGCATGGAGCAGTGTATCTGTGAGGAGGTCCGATACCTGCAGGAGGAGATAGAGCAGGAGAAAG gtaAACTTTTCAGTGCAGCAGGTCTCTTCAAAAATGCTGTGTCTAATATAGTTTGCCAGCTGGTGATGGGGAAAAGATATGATTACAGTGACCACAACTTCCAGCTCATGCTGAAATATCTGTCTGAGGCTGTTCAGCTGGAGGGCTCTGTATGGGGTACG CTCTACGACTCATTCCCTGGACTGATGAAGCATTTGCCAGGTCCTCATAACAAAATGTTCAGCGATTTCGACCTTATTAAAGAGTTCATTGCTCAGGAGATAAAGAGCCACAAGAAGGACCTGGATCACAACAATCCCCGAGACTACATCGATGCTTTCCTTATCAAAATGGAGAAT CTCAGCGAATCTGACCTGGGCTTCACTGAGATCAACCTGGTTATGTGCTCTGCTGATCTTTTCCTGGCTGGAACAGATACAACAGCCACCACTTTGCTGTGGGCTCTGGTTTTCCTGATCAGACATCCTGATATCCAGG AGAAAGTCCAGGCAGAGATAGACAACGTGATTGGACAGACCCGGCAGCCTTCCATGGCTGACAGACCAAATCTGCCCTACACTGATGCTGTCATCCACGAGATTCAGAGGATGGGAAATATTGTTCCTCTCAATGGACTCAGAATTGCCGCCAAGGATACAACCCTGGATGGTTACCACATACCCAAG GGTACCAGTGTGTTGCCTGTACTCACCTCTGTGCTGTTTGACAAGACTGAATGGGAGACTCCAGACACCTTCAACCCAGGACACTTCCTGGATGCTGATGGGAAGTTTGTGAAGCGAGAAGCATTCCTACCTTTCTCTGCAG GGAAGCGTATGTGTCTTGGTGAAAGCCTCGCCAAGATGGAACTGTTCCTGTTTTTTGTCGGCCTGCTGCAGAAGTTCACGTTCTCTGTTCCTGATGGAGTGGAGCTGAGTACAGAGGGAATTTCTGGAATTACACGTGTGCCTGAACCCTTCGAGGTTCACGCCAAAACTCGCTGA
- the LOC116331237 gene encoding cytochrome P450 2J6-like produces MWFSNFLLSNEGVLLSVFLFLLIMYHLRNKNPRNFPPGPFALPFIGNFQIVGKKHPHIYFNKLAEIYGNVFSFCFGRDKMVIVSGFKMVKEALVTQADNFVDRPYSPISDRFYSGNSDGLFMSNGGTWKAQRRFALSTLRDFGLGKNRMEQCICEEIRYLQEEIEQEKGKLFRPAGLFNNAVSNIACQLVMGKRFDYSDHNFQLILKNLSEILHLQGSIWAQLYESFPGVMKRLPGPHNKIFRDFNKVKEFIAQEVKSHKKDLDHNNPRDYIDTFLIKMENLKQAHLGFTEINLVLCSADLFLAGTETTATTLLWALVFLIRHPDIQEKVQAEIDNVIGQTRQPSMADRPNLPYTDAVIHEIQRMGNIVPLNGPRIAAKDTTLDGYHIPKGTSVLPVLTSVLFDKTEWETPDSFNPGHFLDADGKFVKREAFLPFSAGKRVCLGESLAKMELFLFFVGLLQKFTFSVPDGVELSTEGISGATRVPEPFEVHAKTR; encoded by the exons ATGTGGTTTTCCAACTTTTTGCTGAGCAACGAGGGAGTTTTactctctgtgtttttgttccttCTGATCATGTACCACCTCAGAAACAAGAATCCAAGAAATTTTCCACCGGGACCATTCGCTTTACCTTTTATTGGGAATTTCCAGATTGTGGGAAAGAAACACCCACATATTTATTTCAACAAG CTGGCTGAAATCTATGGGAATGTGTTCAGTTTCTGCTTCGGGAGGGATAAAATGGTAATCGTCTCTGGATTCAAAATGGTAAAAGAAGCTCTGGTGACACAAGCTGACAACTTTGTGGATCGACCATACAGCCCAATATCTGACAGGTTTTACTCAGGAAACTCAG ATGGTCTGTTCATGAGCAACGGTGGAACATGGAAGGCACAGAGACGCTTTGCTTTGTCTACATTACGAGACTTCGGCCTGGGGAAGAACCGCATGGAGCAGTGTATCTGTGAGGAGATCCGATACCTGCAGGAGGAGATAGAGCAGGAGAAAG gaaAACTTTTTAGGCCAGCAGGCCTCTTCAACAATGCTGTGTCTAATATAGCATGCCAGCTGGTGATGGGGAAAAGATTTGACTACAGTGACCACAACTTCCAGCTCATCCTGAAAAACCTGTCTGAGATTCTTCACCTGCAGGGCTCCATATGGGCTCAG CTCTATGAATCATTCCCTGGAGTGATGAAGCGTTTGCCAGGTCCTCATAACAAAATCTTCAGGGATTTTAACAAAGTCAAAGAGTTCATCGCTCAGGAGGTGAAAAGCCACAAGAAGGACCTGGATCACAACAATCCCCGAGACTACATCGACACTTTCCTCATCAAAATGGAGAAT CTTAAACAAGCTCACCTGGGCTTCACTGAGATCAACCTGGTTTTGTGCTCTGCTGATCTTTTCCTGGCTGGAACAGAAACAACAGCCACCACTTTGCTGTGGGCTCTGGTTTTCCTGATCAGACATCCTGATATCCAGG AGAAAGTCCAGGCAGAGATAGACAACGTGATTGGACAAACACGCCAGCCTTCCATGGCTGACAGACCAAATCTGCCCTACACTGATGCCGTCATCCACGAGATTCAGAGGATGGGAAATATTGTTCCTCTCAATGGACCCAGAATTGCCGCAAAGGATACAACTCTGGATGGTTACCACATACCCAAG GGTACCAGTGTGTTGCCTGTACTCACCTCTGTGCTGTTTGACAAGACTGAATGGGAGACTCCAGACAGCTTCAACCCAGGACACTTCCTGGATGCTGATGGGAAGTTTGTGAAGAGAGAAGCATTCCTACCTTTCTCTGCAG GGAAGCGTGTGTGTCTTGGCGAAAGCCTCGCCAAGATGGAGCTGTTCCTGTTTTTTGTCGGCCTGCTGCAGAAGTTCACTTTCTCTGTTCCTGATGGAGTGGAGCTGAGTACAGAGGGAATTTCTGGAGCTACACGTGTGCCTGAACCCTTCGAGGTTCACGCCAAGACTCGCTGA